Proteins from one Paenibacillus amylolyticus genomic window:
- a CDS encoding ABC transporter substrate-binding protein, which translates to MLRRFKGLGIMLMVISVVLVACSGGTKQENEPTGTAEIQTEGAATTTEEASDASGTKVVQDQFGEVTIPAKPQNLIVFDSIYAEYLIEMGVIPQMVLLTPEVEAEYRPAYFKEHGVQVIEVEQYQYNYEQLLALSPDMILTAGEGLEQGVYDELSKIAPTVALDANSEMKRAMPKLAAIFDKTEESAKVLAEFDEKAEQAKEKIAAALGDKTVLVLRVEHNRYRFMGPKGGSSSVFFYDTLGLNSPEAIKDSTDWFSQFSLEFLPEMNPDYIFLEDRTLVGYDTKKSMEDLKASQVWANLEAVKNDHVFPLKTSEFVSGVGPIGSVKLMNYVVGKLVP; encoded by the coding sequence ATGTTACGAAGATTCAAAGGATTGGGCATCATGCTAATGGTGATCAGTGTAGTGCTGGTGGCATGTTCCGGTGGAACAAAACAAGAAAATGAACCCACTGGGACAGCTGAGATACAGACGGAAGGCGCAGCAACTACAACGGAAGAAGCATCGGATGCGAGTGGAACTAAAGTGGTACAGGATCAGTTTGGCGAAGTTACGATTCCTGCCAAGCCTCAAAATTTAATTGTGTTTGATTCGATCTATGCCGAGTATCTGATTGAGATGGGGGTTATTCCGCAAATGGTTTTGTTAACACCGGAAGTCGAAGCGGAATACCGGCCTGCTTATTTTAAAGAACACGGAGTTCAGGTTATCGAAGTTGAGCAGTATCAATATAACTATGAGCAATTGCTTGCGTTGTCACCGGATATGATCCTTACAGCAGGCGAAGGGTTGGAACAGGGCGTATATGACGAATTGTCCAAAATTGCCCCAACGGTGGCATTGGATGCGAACAGTGAAATGAAACGTGCCATGCCGAAGCTGGCAGCCATATTCGACAAGACTGAGGAATCTGCCAAAGTACTGGCTGAATTCGACGAGAAAGCTGAACAAGCCAAAGAAAAAATTGCGGCAGCCCTTGGAGACAAAACCGTATTGGTTCTTCGTGTGGAGCACAATCGTTACCGTTTCATGGGTCCCAAGGGAGGAAGCAGCAGTGTTTTCTTCTATGATACTTTGGGACTGAATAGTCCTGAAGCGATCAAAGACTCTACAGATTGGTTTAGCCAGTTCTCGCTAGAATTCTTGCCGGAGATGAATCCGGATTATATTTTCCTCGAAGACAGAACCCTCGTAGGTTATGACACGAAGAAATCCATGGAAGATCTGAAAGCAAGTCAGGTATGGGCGAATCTGGAGGCAGTGAAGAATGATCATGTCTTCCCGCTGAAGACGAGTGAATTTGTATCGGGTGTAGGCCCGATTGGTTCTGTGAAGTTAATGAACTATGTTGTTGGAAAGTTGGTGCCATAG
- a CDS encoding VOC family protein, which translates to MSHLLLMSHSVFPTLDMKRTAQFYEEKMGFRVVEYLDAAEPHVCLYRDLTEIILTQSNGQKVMPNRELYGYGYDAYFITKNQEELQQELINADVKIVRALNHTDYNNKEFVIEDIDGRWIAFGIKQG; encoded by the coding sequence ATGAGCCATTTATTATTAATGTCCCACAGCGTATTTCCGACGTTGGATATGAAGCGAACGGCACAGTTTTATGAAGAAAAGATGGGCTTCCGTGTAGTCGAATATCTGGATGCCGCGGAACCTCATGTCTGTCTGTATCGTGATCTCACCGAGATTATTTTAACCCAAAGCAATGGACAAAAGGTAATGCCCAACAGAGAATTATATGGTTATGGCTACGATGCATATTTTATTACCAAGAACCAGGAAGAGCTTCAACAGGAATTGATCAACGCAGATGTGAAAATCGTACGTGCCCTCAATCATACAGACTATAACAACAAGGAGTTTGTGATCGAGGATATTGATGGACGTTGGATTGCTTTTGGCATCAAACAGGGATAA
- a CDS encoding ABC transporter substrate-binding protein yields the protein MLDQLAAWFLKEEESHRLHQQMKHEVSVAKRQLQPIIQSESTVMLLRVEAFGYRYLGGRSHGVSRLLYEQLGLALPQALHSGAAWFNPCSFELLTQADPDFLFVEKRIMQHFSAEENMRRLWESPQWNDLKAVKNNRVFYVDTHLWVDGHGITGHARILNQIIRHLTDSHHDRAQ from the coding sequence ATGCTCGATCAATTGGCAGCCTGGTTTCTTAAAGAGGAAGAGTCTCACAGACTGCATCAGCAGATGAAACACGAGGTCAGTGTAGCTAAACGACAGTTGCAGCCCATTATTCAATCTGAATCTACAGTTATGCTGTTAAGGGTAGAAGCATTTGGTTATCGATATCTGGGAGGGCGTTCCCACGGGGTATCCCGTTTGTTATATGAACAGCTTGGATTAGCACTGCCGCAAGCGCTGCATTCAGGTGCAGCCTGGTTTAATCCCTGTTCGTTTGAACTGCTCACACAAGCCGATCCCGACTTCCTCTTTGTAGAGAAACGGATCATGCAACATTTCAGTGCTGAAGAGAATATGAGGAGACTATGGGAGAGTCCACAATGGAATGACCTAAAGGCTGTGAAAAATAATCGGGTATTCTACGTAGATACTCATCTGTGGGTGGACGGTCACGGAATTACGGGACATGCACGGATACTTAATCAGATCATTCGCCATCTTACGGATTCTCATCATGATAGAGCACAATAA
- a CDS encoding sensor domain-containing diguanylate cyclase, whose amino-acid sequence MDIQLDHAPCGYFSISDSGIVQSINQTFLAMLGYKHDELIGQHIESTMSVSNKVFFHTYFYPYIQLYGHVDEMYFTFRTRDQQAVPVLLNGVRQTRNGESVMDCVVVIMRKRIEHEKDILHTKTKLQELYQATQEANLELERLHEEYKVKEQALIKVNDQLETLASTDLLTGLKNRRFFQEKMAEKLLLFQEEQRYFSLLVVDIDHFKSINDTYGHPIGDLVLGNLAGLLQSLSRSTDVVARYGGEEFVIILPDCEEQQATSIAERYRSQVASADWGEYNITVSIGAATVVEQDTDKSLFQKADNALYGSKTGGRNRVTHAAQMVGS is encoded by the coding sequence ATGGATATACAATTAGATCATGCTCCCTGTGGATACTTCTCTATCTCTGATTCCGGTATCGTACAGTCGATTAATCAGACGTTTCTTGCGATGCTTGGATATAAGCACGATGAACTGATAGGGCAACATATTGAATCGACCATGTCGGTGAGCAACAAGGTGTTTTTTCATACGTACTTCTATCCCTATATCCAGTTATATGGACATGTGGACGAGATGTACTTCACGTTCCGTACCCGTGATCAGCAGGCTGTTCCTGTTCTGCTTAATGGTGTTCGCCAGACCCGTAACGGGGAAAGTGTAATGGATTGTGTCGTTGTTATCATGCGTAAGCGAATCGAACATGAGAAGGATATTTTGCATACCAAAACCAAGCTGCAGGAGTTGTATCAAGCAACACAGGAAGCGAACCTGGAGCTTGAACGATTGCATGAGGAATATAAAGTCAAAGAGCAGGCGTTAATTAAGGTGAATGATCAGTTGGAGACACTGGCCTCCACGGACCTGCTGACAGGATTGAAGAACCGCAGGTTTTTCCAGGAGAAAATGGCGGAGAAGTTACTGTTATTTCAGGAGGAGCAACGTTATTTCTCCCTTCTGGTGGTAGACATTGACCATTTCAAAAGCATTAATGACACGTACGGACATCCGATTGGAGATCTGGTACTCGGCAATCTGGCAGGACTGCTGCAATCGTTGTCGCGAAGTACCGATGTGGTTGCACGTTATGGCGGGGAGGAATTTGTTATCATTCTTCCAGATTGTGAAGAACAGCAAGCGACCAGTATCGCAGAAAGATATCGTTCACAGGTGGCTTCAGCCGACTGGGGTGAATATAACATTACCGTGAGTATCGGTGCGGCCACTGTCGTAGAGCAAGATACGGACAAGTCCTTGTTCCAAAAAGCGGACAATGCCCTGTATGGCTCCAAAACCGGAGGACGAAACCGGGTGACACATGCAGCTCAGATGGTAGGAAGTTAG
- a CDS encoding DUF5123 domain-containing protein gives MQHAADHASPGSTIYLREGVYHQKVKITRSGHSSGNPTLFSSYPQENVVIDGEGLSAEGIEGLIEIDNASYITIQNLEIRNFTTTLRGQVPTGIYVHGAGEHIQLLGNTIHAIANYASPEGPDLRGRDAHGIAIYGTEHPRALRDIIIKDNELYDLTLGSSEALAINGNVDTFAIKDNIIHDSDNIGIDLIGYEGTSEDDTYDQARNGIVRGNEVYDITSNNNPSYGTDLPNDTHSAGGIYVDGGKDHIIDQNRVYRSDIGIEIASEHAGRSTSNITVRDNLIYSNRLTGIAMGGYDEERGATEDSKIMYNTLVGNDTLNEGNGQLFMQSRTKNNTFMRNVLVSGSSEVLIYNEYTSNTGNVFDHNVYYSPGEQDGALWVWKNKAYSGIAAYMKGSGNDAHSLYVNPAFMNGSNEDFRLQANSPAKSYGYLAPR, from the coding sequence TTGCAGCACGCAGCTGACCATGCTTCGCCAGGAAGTACGATCTATCTGCGTGAAGGTGTCTATCATCAGAAAGTCAAAATCACCCGGAGTGGCCATTCCTCCGGTAATCCGACCCTATTTTCCAGCTATCCGCAAGAGAATGTCGTCATTGATGGTGAAGGCCTCTCGGCAGAAGGCATCGAAGGGCTGATCGAAATTGACAATGCCAGTTATATCACGATTCAAAACCTCGAAATTCGTAACTTCACGACCACACTCAGGGGCCAGGTTCCAACCGGAATCTATGTCCACGGAGCAGGTGAGCATATTCAGCTGTTGGGGAACACCATTCATGCGATCGCTAATTACGCATCTCCCGAGGGTCCCGATCTGAGGGGCAGGGATGCCCATGGTATTGCCATATATGGCACAGAGCACCCTCGAGCATTGCGCGATATCATCATTAAGGATAATGAATTGTACGATCTTACCCTTGGTTCCAGCGAGGCCCTTGCCATCAACGGCAATGTCGATACGTTCGCCATAAAGGACAATATCATCCATGATTCCGACAACATTGGTATTGATCTAATCGGGTACGAGGGTACGTCCGAAGACGACACGTATGATCAGGCTCGCAACGGCATTGTACGAGGCAACGAAGTATACGATATTACCTCCAACAACAATCCTTCCTATGGAACAGACCTGCCCAATGATACCCATTCGGCCGGTGGCATCTATGTAGATGGCGGGAAAGATCATATCATCGACCAGAACCGGGTATACCGGAGCGACATCGGAATTGAGATTGCCTCGGAGCATGCCGGACGTTCAACCAGCAACATTACCGTGCGTGATAACCTGATCTATTCCAACCGATTGACGGGCATTGCCATGGGAGGTTATGACGAGGAACGAGGAGCTACCGAGGACAGCAAGATTATGTACAATACGCTTGTGGGGAATGATACCCTGAATGAAGGCAATGGACAGTTATTCATGCAATCACGGACGAAGAACAATACGTTCATGCGCAACGTTCTCGTATCGGGCAGCTCGGAAGTACTGATATACAATGAATATACGAGCAATACTGGCAATGTGTTTGACCATAATGTCTATTACTCACCAGGAGAACAGGACGGTGCCCTCTGGGTTTGGAAAAATAAAGCCTACTCCGGCATCGCCGCCTACATGAAGGGATCTGGCAACGATGCACACTCCCTATATGTGAATCCCGCATTTATGAATGGCTCCAACGAAGATTTCCGTCTTCAGGCGAATTCTCCAGCGAAGTCGTATGGCTACCTTGCTCCGCGGTAA
- a CDS encoding MFS transporter, producing MLANALLFMAFEMLLPTLPLFVSSLGGEASQIGLVTGIFMFSAILIRPFTSVLAARIDKKHLLIIGITICAFMTGAYYLSSGIWMILVFRVIHGFGFGLATTYFATIATENIPRDRRGEGMGYFGVGETVAISIGPLIGTWLLFKYDYQSLFMGGMCILLLALLMTIFVSRKPKTEASSESMQTLVPSVKLIEKKVLFPSLLIMLVGIAAGSIMSFVALFAAERGFENIAWFFFIVAIASFAVRLFSGKMFDRWGPGSVLLPSALFAIAGLLVLIIAQNDVQFLIAGALYGFGFGAIFPAIQTWCVNLVEEHEHENAMASFFNFFDLGIGGGSLILGVVASAFSYTVVYAISIGIFVVYILLYLGYSQKQQRYTAHQLEVDIE from the coding sequence ATGTTAGCCAACGCATTATTGTTTATGGCCTTTGAAATGTTGCTTCCGACCTTACCCCTGTTCGTATCCAGTTTGGGTGGAGAAGCTTCCCAGATCGGGCTTGTTACCGGCATATTTATGTTTTCTGCCATTTTGATTCGGCCCTTCACATCCGTTTTGGCGGCTCGAATAGACAAAAAGCATTTGCTGATTATCGGTATTACCATCTGTGCGTTCATGACAGGCGCATACTACCTGTCGTCAGGTATTTGGATGATTCTCGTATTTCGAGTCATCCATGGATTTGGATTTGGTCTGGCAACAACATATTTTGCGACGATTGCGACTGAAAACATCCCCAGAGATCGCCGGGGAGAAGGCATGGGGTATTTTGGGGTAGGAGAAACCGTGGCCATATCCATTGGACCCTTGATCGGTACCTGGCTGCTATTTAAGTACGACTACCAAAGCCTGTTTATGGGCGGCATGTGTATTTTGCTGCTGGCTCTCCTAATGACGATATTTGTATCCCGTAAGCCGAAAACAGAAGCTAGTAGCGAGTCTATGCAAACTCTTGTCCCTTCGGTGAAATTGATTGAAAAGAAGGTGCTGTTCCCTTCCCTTCTCATTATGCTCGTTGGTATTGCAGCTGGTTCAATCATGTCCTTTGTGGCTTTATTCGCCGCCGAAAGAGGGTTCGAGAATATAGCCTGGTTTTTCTTCATCGTTGCCATCGCCAGCTTCGCCGTCCGACTGTTCTCTGGGAAAATGTTTGATCGATGGGGACCTGGCTCCGTGTTATTGCCTTCTGCCCTGTTTGCAATTGCAGGACTGCTGGTTCTGATTATCGCCCAGAATGATGTGCAATTCCTGATCGCCGGCGCGTTATACGGATTTGGTTTTGGCGCCATATTCCCGGCGATTCAGACCTGGTGTGTAAATCTTGTAGAAGAACATGAGCATGAAAATGCGATGGCTTCCTTCTTTAACTTCTTTGACCTTGGGATTGGTGGTGGTTCGTTGATCCTGGGTGTTGTGGCTTCTGCATTTTCCTATACGGTGGTGTATGCTATCTCTATAGGCATTTTTGTGGTATATATCTTGTTATATTTGGGATACTCCCAAAAACAGCAGAGGTATACAGCTCACCAACTGGAGGTAGACATTGAGTAA
- a CDS encoding AraC family transcriptional regulator, producing the protein MSDNMEWIAQWKSTKALSNAWITKGELHHFPSHTLIFIIDGKAIWNLNGHRVHVSFGELIALEEHSVMEVIEGGNLDLAGWHVQFDTYSVLHDRREAEKFEWRLPSGEAYQKVQLSGGALASMIQHWSEVHTADQRAGRVGQQHLLYELLSNLYREQPDNELKPEHGILRSIDYMQQHYDQVITRTQLARIAGTSPWHYSRKFSERYGKPPLDYLAHYRIYRAQEELILTTATSQDIAKKSGYEDAHYFSRRFKQLTGVSPKMYKQTMTQRKIVALSPICGEIMIHLGVIPYAVMVTPILLSPHHREQFIAHGVKMLEVTQYEVEIELIRQVQPEVLIGNILTEEVKGSCAQLHRF; encoded by the coding sequence ATGTCTGACAACATGGAATGGATTGCGCAGTGGAAGTCAACCAAAGCATTAAGCAATGCATGGATAACGAAAGGTGAATTGCACCACTTTCCCAGTCACACGTTGATATTTATTATTGATGGAAAAGCGATCTGGAATCTGAATGGACACCGGGTCCACGTCTCATTTGGAGAACTAATAGCGCTCGAAGAGCACTCCGTGATGGAGGTCATTGAAGGTGGCAACCTGGATCTGGCAGGCTGGCATGTTCAGTTCGATACATATTCCGTGCTGCATGATCGACGGGAAGCAGAGAAATTCGAATGGCGGTTACCGTCAGGAGAGGCATATCAGAAAGTGCAACTATCTGGTGGAGCTCTGGCAAGTATGATTCAGCATTGGAGTGAAGTGCATACAGCGGATCAGCGTGCAGGAAGGGTTGGCCAGCAGCATTTGTTATATGAATTGTTAAGTAACCTATATCGGGAACAGCCGGATAACGAGTTGAAGCCAGAACACGGTATACTTCGCTCCATCGACTATATGCAGCAGCATTATGATCAAGTCATTACACGCACACAGTTAGCTCGGATTGCGGGTACGAGTCCCTGGCATTATTCCCGCAAATTCAGTGAACGATATGGTAAGCCACCTCTGGACTATCTTGCCCATTACCGGATCTATCGCGCGCAGGAAGAGCTCATATTAACCACAGCAACCTCTCAGGATATTGCCAAAAAGTCCGGATATGAAGATGCTCATTATTTCAGCCGACGTTTCAAACAATTGACTGGCGTATCCCCTAAGATGTACAAGCAGACGATGACGCAGCGAAAGATCGTGGCACTGTCTCCCATCTGCGGTGAAATCATGATTCATCTGGGGGTTATCCCCTATGCCGTAATGGTCACTCCGATTCTGCTGTCCCCACATCATCGGGAACAATTTATAGCACATGGAGTGAAGATGCTGGAGGTTACACAGTACGAGGTGGAGATCGAACTTATTCGGCAAGTCCAGCCGGAGGTGTTGATTGGAAACATACTAACAGAAGAGGTCAAAGGGAGCTGCGCACAATTGCACCGATTCTAG
- a CDS encoding TetR/AcrR family transcriptional regulator yields the protein MSKKRIKDIAIQHFNRLGYEGTKMAQIAEEAGIRKQSLAYHYPSKKALLLELYEEVVQEEQQFVRQFFSESVTQTLDQQLYAFLHEHKNRFLTHPNVAFMYILSFITPLEVLDFVLAQYRTYLGTLKEELADVFTRHSDIRLSPEEATVAFVTVMDGLDVQLVYETRQSYEQALAITWNVFWSGIRR from the coding sequence TTGAGTAAAAAACGAATCAAGGACATTGCCATTCAACATTTTAATCGGCTGGGTTACGAGGGGACGAAGATGGCCCAGATTGCCGAAGAGGCAGGCATTCGCAAGCAATCTCTGGCTTATCATTATCCATCCAAAAAAGCGTTACTGCTGGAGTTATATGAGGAAGTCGTGCAGGAGGAACAACAGTTTGTGCGCCAATTTTTCAGTGAGTCTGTAACCCAAACGCTGGATCAGCAACTCTATGCCTTCTTGCATGAACACAAAAATCGTTTCCTGACTCATCCGAACGTCGCTTTTATGTATATCCTTTCTTTCATTACACCGCTGGAGGTGCTTGATTTTGTGTTGGCACAATATCGAACGTACCTCGGGACACTGAAGGAAGAGCTGGCAGACGTCTTTACCAGACATTCCGATATACGCCTGAGTCCGGAAGAAGCCACTGTAGCCTTTGTTACCGTGATGGATGGACTGGATGTACAGCTCGTGTATGAGACACGGCAATCCTATGAACAAGCTTTGGCAATCACTTGGAATGTCTTCTGGTCAGGCATCCGGCGCTAA
- a CDS encoding DUF2625 family protein: MNTLTIAELVDRENHAWEELKELLDSGQNTYEYVPAKQEAGEDVLYRLQISTKSYLGAVAYETEGIVLDHGWITLLGAGGESTYGSLTSWNGVSEQPWAEGMMVVAYDASGGFFGLDTGKYGRTGHIYYFAPDTLEWESTELTYSEFINWLADGDLGQFYQTFRWKGWQEDMAQLQTGQVFAYYPPLWTKEGGGESSSKSPISIMEAWKSARDGK; encoded by the coding sequence ATGAATACATTAACGATAGCTGAGTTAGTAGATCGAGAGAATCACGCATGGGAAGAACTCAAGGAACTTCTGGATAGTGGGCAAAATACATATGAGTATGTTCCAGCAAAGCAGGAGGCTGGGGAGGATGTCCTCTATCGTCTGCAAATAAGCACCAAATCCTATTTGGGCGCTGTTGCGTATGAGACAGAAGGTATCGTACTGGACCATGGTTGGATCACGCTGCTTGGTGCGGGTGGTGAAAGTACATATGGGAGCCTGACCAGTTGGAATGGTGTAAGTGAGCAACCTTGGGCAGAAGGTATGATGGTTGTTGCATATGATGCGTCAGGGGGTTTCTTCGGTCTGGATACAGGCAAGTATGGCCGTACCGGACATATCTATTATTTTGCACCGGATACACTTGAATGGGAATCGACAGAACTGACATATTCAGAGTTCATTAACTGGCTGGCGGATGGCGATCTGGGGCAGTTCTATCAGACGTTTCGCTGGAAGGGTTGGCAGGAGGATATGGCACAGCTCCAGACGGGACAAGTATTCGCGTATTATCCACCACTTTGGACGAAGGAAGGTGGCGGCGAGAGCAGCAGCAAATCCCCAATTAGCATCATGGAGGCCTGGAAGTCAGCACGGGACGGGAAATAG
- the hcp gene encoding hydroxylamine reductase, whose product MFCYQCEQTPSGGCTVVGVCGKNETIASLQDTMIFALKGIAAYATHARQLGYSDPEVDRITHEALYMTLTNSNFNVQEHLEMAMKVGNAAIRIMDVLDRAHTDRFGVPQPITVSQNRIEGQCIVVTGHNLYALEELLRQTEGKGINIYTHSEMLPAHGYPALKKYAHLKGNIGKAWYDQRRLFEQFPGAILATTNCVMPIKGTYSDRFFSYEVAGLESVAKIMDDDFSPLIERALSLPAADIQSEQVLTTGYHHETVIGLAPEIIQAVKDGHIRRFFVIAGCDAPGKGGNYYRELATSLPNDTVILTTSCGKFRFNDVDYGTVGDTGIPRYIDLGQCNNSGSTVKIAMALADAFGCTVNELPVSIVLSWFEQKAVAILLGLFSLGIQDIRIGPKPPEFISEGVLDVLVDMFGLKLITTAEEDMNAMLALS is encoded by the coding sequence ATGTTTTGTTATCAATGCGAACAGACGCCGAGTGGCGGGTGTACCGTGGTAGGGGTATGCGGCAAAAACGAAACAATCGCAAGCTTGCAGGATACAATGATCTTTGCGTTAAAAGGAATTGCTGCCTATGCAACGCACGCACGCCAGTTGGGATATTCTGATCCTGAGGTGGATCGAATTACACATGAGGCATTATATATGACATTAACGAACTCGAATTTTAATGTGCAGGAACATCTGGAGATGGCGATGAAGGTAGGCAATGCAGCCATCCGCATTATGGACGTGCTGGATCGTGCACACACGGACCGCTTTGGTGTACCGCAACCGATTACAGTTAGCCAGAACCGGATTGAAGGACAGTGTATCGTGGTAACGGGGCATAATCTGTATGCATTGGAAGAGTTGCTGCGTCAAACGGAAGGGAAAGGAATCAACATCTATACGCACTCGGAAATGTTGCCTGCGCACGGTTATCCGGCATTGAAGAAATACGCCCATCTCAAGGGCAATATCGGCAAAGCCTGGTACGATCAAAGAAGACTGTTCGAACAATTCCCGGGTGCGATTCTCGCAACGACCAACTGTGTCATGCCGATCAAAGGCACATATTCAGACCGCTTTTTCTCATACGAAGTAGCGGGGCTGGAGAGTGTCGCCAAAATTATGGATGATGACTTCTCACCCCTGATTGAGCGCGCATTGTCCCTGCCTGCGGCCGATATACAGTCCGAGCAAGTCTTAACGACAGGATACCATCATGAGACGGTGATTGGCCTTGCGCCTGAGATCATTCAAGCGGTGAAAGACGGCCATATCCGCCGATTCTTCGTTATTGCAGGCTGTGATGCACCAGGCAAAGGCGGCAACTACTATCGTGAGCTCGCGACATCATTGCCCAATGATACTGTCATTCTGACCACCTCCTGTGGCAAGTTCCGCTTCAACGATGTGGATTATGGTACGGTTGGAGACACGGGTATACCGCGTTACATCGATCTGGGTCAATGCAATAATTCCGGCTCTACGGTGAAAATTGCCATGGCATTGGCGGATGCTTTTGGCTGTACCGTGAACGAGTTGCCTGTCAGCATTGTGCTGTCCTGGTTTGAGCAAAAAGCAGTTGCAATCCTGCTCGGCCTGTTCAGCCTCGGCATTCAGGACATTCGGATCGGACCCAAACCGCCTGAATTCATATCCGAAGGTGTTTTGGATGTACTCGTGGACATGTTCGGTCTGAAATTAATTACAACGGCAGAAGAAGATATGAACGCCATGTTGGCACTGTCATAG
- a CDS encoding MFS transporter: MKDKIVMPLWTCCLFIVVMNTTMFNVSLPVIIHDLQITSDLGSWVISSYSIGYALSTVIYSRLSDRIPVRKLLTVGLLILGLSSLLGLFAHNFAILLLTRILQSAGAGVMAGLGLVIASRYIPVERRGAAIALISSGSAMAFGLGPIVGGLISEYWGWNGLFAITVLVLLALPVLLYFLPRESVQTDQPFDVIGAILTVINATTLLVAITQQSWLWFAIGVISLVAHLLYIRKASLPFVNPHVFRTPGYTRLILIGFCVLVVNLGNLFLMPLVLADLYGRSSLAIGLLIAPGAIVAAFCTRFVGRWIDRYGNMRFMIIGHLLLAAVLALFMLGLDQSALVITSGYLFFSPALSASMASLNNEASRVLPKAQIGSGMGMLQLIQFFGGSVSVAVCGLLLHSIPGVSVEEAYHVVYACLLLVCVVSLGLTIWHSRASRSGMEHLASGS, from the coding sequence GTGAAAGATAAAATTGTCATGCCACTCTGGACGTGCTGCCTGTTCATCGTTGTGATGAACACCACCATGTTCAATGTGTCTTTGCCCGTCATTATTCATGATCTGCAGATTACCTCAGACCTGGGGTCTTGGGTCATCTCAAGTTATTCCATTGGATACGCCCTGTCGACGGTGATTTACAGTCGATTGTCAGACCGTATTCCGGTACGCAAACTGCTAACGGTCGGGCTGCTGATCCTGGGGTTATCTTCATTGCTGGGATTGTTCGCCCATAACTTCGCAATCCTGTTGCTGACACGCATTCTGCAATCTGCGGGTGCAGGGGTAATGGCCGGTCTGGGCCTCGTCATTGCGAGTCGGTACATCCCGGTGGAACGGCGCGGAGCGGCCATCGCGCTCATCTCATCAGGCAGCGCCATGGCTTTTGGACTTGGGCCCATTGTCGGCGGACTCATTAGCGAGTACTGGGGCTGGAACGGACTTTTTGCCATAACCGTGCTTGTCCTGCTCGCCTTGCCTGTATTGCTCTATTTTCTCCCACGTGAATCCGTCCAAACGGATCAGCCATTTGATGTTATTGGTGCCATATTAACCGTCATTAACGCCACTACACTTCTGGTAGCGATCACCCAGCAGTCCTGGTTATGGTTTGCCATTGGCGTGATTTCACTTGTGGCACACCTCCTGTATATTCGGAAAGCGAGTCTTCCATTTGTGAATCCACACGTGTTCCGAACACCAGGATACACCCGGTTAATCCTGATCGGATTCTGCGTGCTGGTGGTGAATCTGGGCAATCTGTTTCTCATGCCGCTTGTGCTCGCTGATCTATACGGGCGCTCTTCGCTCGCCATTGGTTTGCTGATTGCGCCAGGGGCCATTGTTGCAGCATTCTGCACCCGCTTCGTCGGACGCTGGATTGACCGTTATGGCAATATGCGATTCATGATCATCGGACACCTCCTGCTTGCAGCGGTACTTGCCTTATTCATGCTCGGACTGGATCAATCCGCCCTGGTCATTACCAGTGGTTATCTCTTTTTCTCACCGGCACTATCAGCATCCATGGCTTCACTGAATAATGAAGCATCTCGTGTGCTGCCCAAAGCACAGATTGGTTCAGGTATGGGCATGCTGCAACTGATTCAGTTCTTCGGTGGATCGGTATCTGTAGCCGTCTGCGGGCTGCTGTTGCACAGCATTCCGGGAGTATCGGTAGAGGAAGCTTATCATGTGGTGTATGCTTGCCTGTTGCTCGTCTGCGTTGTTTCACTGGGTCTGACCATCTGGCATAGCAGAGCTTCACGCTCAGGCATGGAACATCTTGCATCCGGTAGTTAA